The Marinobacter subterrani genome has a segment encoding these proteins:
- a CDS encoding DUF4396 domain-containing protein, with translation MTLDQIQTLLDTWTGLGIWLALVAASVAWVVYDLRTSNSHIASMMQWVWGLTVLYSGPVGVAIYRFSGRKQIATDSLARKGFRSVAHCYSGCGVGEILGVLISVGLFAMGNFWAAIITFTLAYIFGFALNIGPMMQNGMAFKEALKGAFVAETISIVVMEAVAITTDLYLGGQSTMDDALFWSSLYVSLSLGLFAAWPANLLLIKFGLKGGMGDPRDEDAAAHAHCH, from the coding sequence ATGACCCTTGACCAGATTCAGACCCTGCTCGACACCTGGACCGGCCTGGGCATCTGGCTGGCGCTTGTCGCCGCCAGTGTTGCCTGGGTGGTCTATGACCTAAGAACCAGCAACAGCCACATAGCCTCCATGATGCAGTGGGTATGGGGCCTGACAGTCCTGTACTCTGGCCCCGTGGGCGTGGCCATTTACCGGTTTTCCGGTCGCAAACAGATTGCCACCGACAGTCTCGCCCGCAAGGGCTTTCGCTCGGTCGCGCACTGCTATTCCGGCTGTGGCGTCGGCGAGATTCTCGGGGTGCTTATTTCGGTCGGCCTGTTCGCCATGGGAAATTTCTGGGCCGCCATCATTACCTTCACACTGGCGTACATATTCGGCTTTGCCCTGAATATCGGCCCCATGATGCAGAACGGCATGGCCTTCAAAGAAGCCTTAAAGGGCGCTTTCGTCGCCGAAACCATCAGCATCGTGGTGATGGAAGCCGTAGCGATAACGACTGACCTTTACCTGGGAGGGCAATCGACCATGGACGACGCGCTGTTCTGGTCATCGCTCTATGTGTCGCTCTCACTGGGCCTGTTTGCCGCCTGGCCGGCCAACCTGCTGCTGATCAAATTCGGCCTCAAGGGCGGAATGGGCGACCCCAGGGATGAAGACGCGGCAGCCCATGCACACTGCCACTGA
- a CDS encoding molybdopterin-dependent oxidoreductase, with protein sequence MSEIQTHYRTCNICEAMCGLEIQHRGNEILSIRGDNDDPFSQGHICPKAVALQDFYNDRERLKTPIKRTADGWQAISWDEAFGEIASRFRGIQQDHGQDAVGVYLGNPNAHNFGNAIMLPRFFKALGTNNRYSSASADQLPHHVASNYMLGAGMLIPVPDIDHTDFMLIIGANPIVSNGSMMTAPGVGKRLKAIQQRGGKVVVVDPRRTETAKKADQHLFIRPETDALFMLAMVHTLFEEQLVSLGHLEGRIDGLEQLAGAVRPYSPETVAEACGMTADAIRELAKNMAAAESAVCYSRMGASTQSFGGLCQWLNNLLNILTGNFDSRGGAMFPQPAFDLVRDKKGKPSSYGRYESRVRKLPYFNNEFPVATLADEILTPGEGQIRAMITIAGNPVLSAPGGARLEEAFDALDFMVAVDIYLNETTRHADLILPATTGLEVPHFDVFFNSFAVRNIARFSQPMFEKTPDQKHDWEILRDLALHLSGQQDDGVTPEAMLDLGLKHGAYGKQGMSLEKLKANPHGVDLGPLQPCLEQRIQTEDGRIRLAPRLYLDDLKRLDASGLLQANQNNDYPFTLISRRLPRSHNTWTQNSHRLVKGKNPCTLQMSPADARKLGLEDGQMATVRSATGSVQLPVEIDDDMFEGVISMPQGWGHNRPDTAMAIAQAQPGVSMNDVTDSQRIDALTGNAAFNGTRVSMQAA encoded by the coding sequence ATGAGCGAGATTCAGACCCACTATCGCACCTGCAACATCTGTGAAGCCATGTGTGGCCTCGAAATCCAGCATCGGGGCAACGAGATCCTGTCGATCAGGGGCGATAACGACGACCCGTTCAGCCAGGGCCATATCTGCCCCAAGGCAGTGGCCCTGCAGGATTTCTATAACGACAGGGAGCGCCTGAAAACACCTATAAAACGCACTGCCGATGGCTGGCAGGCGATTAGTTGGGATGAGGCATTCGGGGAAATCGCCTCCCGTTTCCGGGGCATCCAGCAAGACCATGGCCAGGACGCGGTCGGGGTGTATCTGGGCAACCCCAACGCCCACAATTTCGGCAATGCCATCATGCTGCCCCGGTTCTTCAAGGCCCTGGGCACCAATAACCGCTACAGCTCCGCCTCCGCCGACCAGTTGCCGCACCACGTGGCCTCCAATTACATGCTCGGCGCCGGCATGCTGATTCCTGTGCCGGACATCGACCACACGGATTTCATGCTGATCATCGGCGCCAACCCGATTGTCTCCAACGGCAGTATGATGACCGCCCCCGGAGTAGGAAAACGCCTTAAGGCTATCCAGCAGCGCGGTGGCAAGGTGGTGGTGGTTGATCCCCGCCGCACCGAGACCGCGAAAAAGGCCGACCAGCATCTGTTTATCCGCCCGGAAACCGACGCCCTGTTCATGCTCGCCATGGTGCATACGCTGTTCGAGGAACAGCTGGTTAGCCTGGGCCACCTGGAAGGCCGGATCGACGGGCTGGAGCAGCTGGCCGGGGCCGTAAGACCCTATTCACCCGAAACCGTGGCGGAGGCCTGCGGCATGACCGCCGATGCCATCCGTGAGCTGGCCAAGAATATGGCTGCCGCCGAAAGCGCCGTTTGCTACAGCCGCATGGGCGCCTCGACCCAATCCTTCGGCGGCCTGTGCCAATGGCTGAACAACCTGCTGAACATTCTCACCGGCAACTTCGATAGCCGCGGTGGCGCCATGTTCCCCCAGCCGGCCTTCGATCTGGTACGGGATAAAAAGGGCAAGCCCAGTTCCTATGGCCGCTACGAGTCCCGGGTCCGAAAACTGCCCTACTTCAACAACGAGTTCCCGGTCGCCACCCTGGCGGATGAAATCCTCACCCCGGGCGAGGGCCAGATCCGCGCGATGATTACCATCGCCGGCAACCCGGTGCTCTCGGCCCCCGGCGGGGCCCGCCTTGAGGAAGCCTTTGATGCACTGGATTTCATGGTGGCGGTGGATATCTACCTGAACGAAACCACCCGCCATGCGGACCTCATTCTGCCGGCCACCACCGGTCTGGAAGTGCCGCATTTTGATGTGTTCTTCAATTCCTTCGCCGTGCGCAACATCGCCAGGTTCTCGCAGCCAATGTTCGAGAAAACGCCGGACCAGAAGCACGACTGGGAGATTCTCCGGGATCTGGCCCTGCACCTGAGCGGCCAGCAGGACGATGGCGTAACCCCGGAGGCGATGCTCGATCTTGGCCTCAAACACGGCGCCTACGGCAAACAGGGCATGAGCCTGGAGAAGCTGAAAGCCAACCCCCACGGTGTAGACCTGGGGCCACTGCAGCCCTGCCTGGAACAACGCATCCAGACCGAGGACGGCAGGATTCGGCTTGCCCCCCGGTTGTACCTGGACGATCTGAAACGCCTGGATGCCTCGGGTCTGTTGCAGGCAAACCAGAACAACGACTATCCGTTCACCCTGATCAGCCGCCGGCTGCCCCGCAGCCATAACACCTGGACCCAGAATTCCCACCGGCTGGTGAAAGGCAAGAACCCGTGCACTTTGCAGATGAGCCCGGCCGATGCCCGCAAACTCGGCCTGGAAGACGGCCAGATGGCGACGGTCAGATCCGCCACCGGCAGCGTTCAACTGCCAGTGGAAATCGATGACGATATGTTCGAAGGCGTGATCAGCATGCCCCAGGGCTGGGGCCACAACCGGCCGGACACGGCCATGGCCATAGCCCAGGCGCAACCGGGAGTGAGCATGAACGATGTGACGGATTCACAGCGCATTGATGCGCTGACCGGCAACGCGGCGTTCAACGGGACCCGCGTTTCGATGCAGGCGGCCTGA
- a CDS encoding serine hydrolase domain-containing protein — protein MKEPKQVAGLAPDRLCNINDHLDRQYIRPGKLPGALTLVARRGEIAYVNAQGLMDVERNKPVRRDTVFRIYSMTKPITSIAMMQLYEQGRFLLDDPVHKYIPAWKNQRVYKSGVYPNFLTTSATSAMTIRDLFTHMSGLTYGFMNRTNVDAAYRELKLDGSRNLTLEALVSQLAELPLEFSPGTAWNYSVSTDVLGYLVQLLADKPFDEYLQEHIFEPLGMSDTGFQVRDDQLDRFAACYQFQPGDQFTLQDDPQTSPFRHKSKFVSGGGGLVSTIDDYFHFAQALCQGGEFRGRRIIGRKTLEFMRRNHLPGNQDLPGLSVGAFSETHYAGSGFGLGFSVKTDVAKSQINGSVGEYGWGGLASTNFFIDPVEELVVIFMTQLIPSSTYPIRQELRAIINGALV, from the coding sequence ATGAAGGAACCCAAACAGGTTGCCGGCCTCGCACCGGATCGTCTTTGCAATATTAACGACCACCTTGACCGGCAATATATCCGGCCCGGGAAATTGCCCGGCGCGCTGACACTGGTGGCCCGGCGAGGCGAAATTGCCTACGTGAACGCGCAAGGGCTGATGGATGTGGAGCGCAACAAGCCGGTCCGCCGGGATACGGTTTTCCGCATTTATTCCATGACCAAGCCGATCACATCCATCGCCATGATGCAGCTGTATGAGCAGGGGCGGTTTTTACTGGACGATCCCGTGCACAAGTACATTCCGGCCTGGAAAAACCAGCGGGTTTACAAAAGCGGAGTCTATCCCAACTTCCTGACCACCTCCGCCACCAGCGCCATGACCATTCGCGACCTGTTCACGCACATGTCAGGCCTGACCTACGGTTTTATGAACCGCACCAACGTTGACGCGGCTTACCGGGAGCTGAAGCTGGATGGCAGCCGGAATCTGACGCTGGAGGCACTGGTCAGCCAGCTGGCGGAACTGCCGCTGGAGTTCTCACCAGGGACGGCCTGGAACTATTCGGTCAGCACCGATGTGCTGGGGTATCTGGTGCAGTTGCTGGCGGATAAGCCGTTTGATGAGTACCTGCAAGAGCATATCTTTGAACCTCTGGGCATGTCTGACACCGGCTTCCAGGTTCGTGACGATCAGCTTGACCGCTTTGCCGCCTGTTATCAGTTCCAGCCTGGCGATCAGTTCACGCTGCAGGACGACCCACAGACCTCTCCGTTCCGGCACAAAAGCAAGTTTGTGTCGGGCGGCGGCGGGCTGGTTTCTACCATTGACGATTATTTCCACTTTGCCCAGGCCCTCTGTCAGGGCGGGGAATTCCGGGGGCGGCGGATTATTGGCCGGAAAACGCTGGAATTCATGCGTCGAAACCACCTGCCAGGCAATCAGGACCTGCCGGGCCTGTCTGTCGGTGCATTCAGCGAGACACATTATGCCGGGAGTGGCTTTGGTCTGGGCTTTTCGGTAAAAACGGACGTCGCCAAATCCCAGATCAACGGGTCGGTCGGCGAGTATGGCTGGGGTGGCCTGGCGAGCACCAACTTTTTTATCGATCCGGTCGAGGAACTGGTCGTCATCTTCATGACCCAACTGATTCCCTCGTCGACCTACCCGATTCGTCAGGAGTTGCGGGCCATCATTAATGGCGCGCTGGTGTGA
- a CDS encoding CopG family antitoxin yields the protein MEKLPSCVFRESLRRPSWALSCWTWAFRVTRSSTKTISLRLPETLLDRIKIEANKRDMPYQSLIKAWLADDVNDSRRT from the coding sequence ATGGAGAAGTTACCTTCTTGTGTGTTTCGGGAGTCATTGCGGCGACCATCGTGGGCATTATCCTGCTGGACCTGGGCGTTCAGGGTAACCAGATCCTCAACCAAGACCATCTCACTCCGCTTACCGGAAACTCTGCTTGATCGGATCAAAATCGAAGCCAACAAGCGGGATATGCCCTACCAATCGCTGATCAAGGCTTGGCTTGCAGATGATGTGAACGACAGCCGTCGGACCTGA
- a CDS encoding type II toxin-antitoxin system RelE/ParE family toxin, whose amino-acid sequence MELRIAQSDLEDLQAIQEYYKEQDVPHIGDDFVAAILEHCEMLQIHPDAGRVVPEFNLDHICELIHAPFRVVYLRQAKEVVLIRVWRSERQLELPENET is encoded by the coding sequence ATGGAATTACGCATCGCACAGTCCGATCTTGAGGACTTACAGGCTATTCAGGAGTATTACAAAGAGCAGGATGTGCCACATATCGGTGATGATTTCGTGGCTGCTATCCTTGAGCATTGTGAAATGCTTCAAATCCACCCGGATGCTGGCCGAGTTGTTCCTGAATTCAACCTCGACCATATTTGCGAATTGATCCACGCGCCATTTCGTGTTGTTTACCTCAGGCAGGCTAAAGAGGTTGTGCTCATACGAGTCTGGCGGAGTGAGAGGCAGCTCGAATTACCAGAAAACGAAACATAA
- a CDS encoding type II toxin-antitoxin system Phd/YefM family antitoxin codes for MQVKFSEDVIPLSDLKINPGKVVGRAKDTHRPILLTSRGRGIAVVQGLEDYERTAEELRFVKAVAQGLMDVREGNTVSLEDAKKTLGIK; via the coding sequence ATGCAAGTGAAATTTTCCGAGGATGTCATTCCTTTATCAGACCTGAAGATTAATCCCGGAAAGGTGGTTGGTCGAGCGAAGGATACGCATCGACCAATCCTGCTTACCAGTCGTGGCCGCGGCATAGCTGTTGTTCAGGGACTCGAGGATTATGAGCGAACCGCAGAGGAATTGCGGTTTGTAAAGGCGGTGGCACAGGGACTTATGGATGTTCGCGAGGGCAACACAGTATCGCTGGAGGACGCCAAGAAAACGTTGGGCATCAAGTAA
- a CDS encoding type II toxin-antitoxin system VapB family antitoxin, with protein MRTNIVIDDQLMAEALKASGYETKQSLLALEQYEMFGNDMAAKCADNYRALRKRGITIRKTADVIIATFCIEKELPLLFLDRAFIPFVDSLGLEPALREA; from the coding sequence ATGAGAACGAACATTGTCATTGACGATCAGTTGATGGCGGAAGCCCTCAAAGCCTCCGGCTACGAAACCAAACAAAGCCTGCTCGCGCTGGAACAATATGAAATGTTTGGCAACGATATGGCAGCCAAGTGCGCCGACAATTATCGAGCACTTCGTAAAAGGGGCATCACGATCAGAAAGACTGCCGACGTGATCATTGCGACATTTTGCATAGAGAAGGAGCTACCCCTGTTGTTCCTGGATCGCGCCTTTATCCCTTTTGTTGATTCCCTTGGACTTGAGCCTGCCCTGAGAGAAGCATAA
- a CDS encoding type II toxin-antitoxin system ParD family antitoxin, giving the protein MQKNTSITLGQHFDAFIAEQLKNGRYSSTSEVVRAALRLLEESETRLTTLRKLLKEGEDSGFEDYSYDSFIRELDNEGR; this is encoded by the coding sequence ATGCAAAAGAACACCAGCATCACTTTAGGCCAACATTTTGATGCGTTCATTGCAGAACAGCTCAAAAATGGCCGATACAGCTCAACCAGCGAGGTCGTTCGTGCCGCATTGCGCCTGCTTGAAGAGTCTGAAACCCGCCTGACTACACTTCGTAAATTGCTTAAGGAAGGCGAGGATAGTGGTTTCGAAGACTACTCCTATGACTCGTTTATTCGTGAACTGGACAACGAAGGGCGCTGA
- a CDS encoding type II toxin-antitoxin system RelE/ParE family toxin translates to MPSFKLSRKAKADLKSIALYTEREWGRDQRNHYVLQFDQCFHLLADNPNLGQACNEISPGYRQYPQGSHIIFYRLATEGIVEIIRILHKRMLPEGHLL, encoded by the coding sequence ATGCCAAGTTTCAAGCTTTCCAGGAAGGCCAAAGCTGACCTCAAATCTATTGCCCTATACACGGAGCGTGAATGGGGTCGAGATCAACGAAACCACTATGTCCTCCAGTTCGATCAATGCTTCCACCTTCTGGCAGACAATCCGAACTTGGGGCAAGCTTGCAATGAGATAAGTCCAGGCTACCGACAGTACCCTCAGGGGAGCCACATCATATTTTATCGGCTAGCCACCGAGGGTATTGTTGAAATTATCCGCATCCTGCACAAACGCATGTTGCCTGAGGGGCATCTGCTTTAG
- a CDS encoding BrnT family toxin, translated as MINWAQVTGFDWDEGNSRKNAEKHSVTQSEAEEIFFNEPLLVLEDSKHSQTEARFHALGETDDERLLHITFTLRQNGTLIRVISARDMHRKERAVYEQTKKDA; from the coding sequence ATGATCAATTGGGCACAAGTTACTGGCTTTGACTGGGACGAAGGTAACTCCCGCAAGAACGCGGAGAAACACAGTGTAACCCAGTCTGAAGCGGAAGAAATTTTCTTTAATGAGCCGCTTCTGGTGCTGGAAGACTCCAAACACAGCCAGACTGAGGCCCGTTTTCATGCCCTTGGTGAAACCGATGATGAGAGATTACTCCACATCACGTTCACACTGAGGCAGAACGGTACGCTGATTCGGGTGATTTCCGCTCGCGACATGCACCGAAAAGAGAGGGCTGTTTATGAGCAAACCAAAAAAGATGCCTGA
- a CDS encoding BrnA antitoxin family protein — MSKPKKMPEFKTEAEEREFWETHDSSDYLDWSQAKPASFPKLKPSTKTISLRLPETLLDRIKIEANKRDMPYQSLIKAWLADDVDDSRRA; from the coding sequence ATGAGCAAACCAAAAAAGATGCCTGAGTTCAAAACTGAAGCAGAAGAGCGAGAGTTCTGGGAGACCCACGACTCCTCCGATTACCTGGACTGGAGTCAGGCAAAACCGGCTTCTTTCCCGAAGTTGAAGCCCTCAACAAAGACTATCTCACTCCGCTTGCCCGAAACTTTGCTTGATCGGATCAAAATCGAGGCCAACAAGCGGGATATGCCCTATCAGTCGCTGATCAAAGCTTGGCTTGCTGATGACGTGGACGACAGCCGTCGCGCCTGA
- a CDS encoding IS110 family RNA-guided transposase, producing MNTTEIQTSLNIGVDVGKANLDIALHPSGQFYSIPNSEAHIHRFVKILKNYDIERIVVEATGRHEHALVQACNQAGLPIIVVNPTSVRRYAQAIGVLAKTDRIDAQVIAKYAATLKPEFRPIPDKTSQKIRDLLARRAQLLEMSTMEKNRLQIMPKPLHRSIKSLLKMLQSQIETITRQIEQEVAKVDHWRTKMDIMTSVPGVGKVLAYTFLSELPELGSLNRKEIAALVGVAPINRDSGKLNGKRRIRGGRPRVRTVMFMAMLSSIQCNPVFKRFYERLKAQGKIPKVAVVACMRKMIVVLNTMVKNQESWRENMA from the coding sequence ATGAACACCACAGAAATCCAAACCTCACTGAATATCGGTGTCGACGTTGGTAAAGCCAACCTTGATATCGCTCTCCATCCTTCCGGACAATTTTATTCAATACCCAATAGCGAAGCCCACATTCATCGGTTCGTGAAAATCCTCAAGAACTACGACATTGAACGAATCGTGGTGGAAGCCACAGGGCGCCATGAGCATGCCCTGGTTCAGGCCTGCAATCAGGCAGGCTTACCGATCATAGTCGTCAATCCCACCAGTGTCAGACGTTACGCTCAGGCCATTGGCGTGCTCGCCAAAACCGATCGTATTGATGCCCAGGTGATTGCCAAATATGCCGCCACACTGAAGCCGGAATTCAGACCCATCCCGGACAAAACCTCCCAGAAGATTAGAGACTTACTAGCCAGGCGGGCACAGCTTCTGGAAATGTCCACCATGGAGAAAAACCGTCTCCAGATCATGCCGAAGCCCCTTCACCGATCCATTAAAAGCTTACTCAAAATGCTCCAGAGTCAGATTGAAACAATCACCCGACAGATCGAGCAGGAAGTGGCCAAAGTGGATCACTGGCGTACCAAAATGGACATCATGACCAGTGTGCCCGGTGTCGGAAAAGTGCTCGCCTACACCTTCCTCAGCGAGCTACCGGAACTCGGTTCTCTGAACCGAAAGGAGATCGCCGCACTGGTCGGTGTCGCACCCATCAATCGAGACAGCGGCAAGCTCAATGGCAAACGGAGGATACGAGGTGGGCGCCCCAGAGTCCGAACCGTGATGTTCATGGCCATGCTCTCATCCATCCAATGCAATCCTGTTTTCAAACGCTTTTACGAACGCTTGAAGGCACAGGGGAAGATTCCAAAAGTGGCCGTCGTTGCCTGCATGCGAAAGATGATTGTGGTACTCAATACGATGGTCAAAAACCAGGAATCGTGGCGTGAAAATATGGCTTAA
- a CDS encoding integron integrase, which produces MQGKQPRLRDQVRAVIRVNHYSIRTEKTYWYWIRHFIRFHQMKHPREMGPREVNDFLTWLAVHRNVAAATQNQALNSLIFLYDKVLDKPLGEIGSVVRSKKPRKLPVVLTHDEAMRIIDQLGEPNKLIASLLYGSGLRVTEACRLRIRDLDFQQQVITVRDGKGAKDRTTLMPPTLIKPLQDWIEAITDAWKQRSEEFIHPVSLPYALARKYPKAGHSLEWQWLFTSPSLSTDNLGNVSRHHRHISSVQRAVRNAVEAAGIGKRAGCHTFRHTFATELLKRGNDIRTVQDLLGHSDLRTTQIYTHVLGQGFAGVRSPLG; this is translated from the coding sequence ATGCAAGGAAAGCAGCCCCGTCTGCGTGATCAGGTACGTGCGGTCATTCGGGTGAATCATTACAGCATTCGCACCGAAAAGACTTACTGGTACTGGATTCGCCATTTCATTCGGTTTCACCAGATGAAACACCCTCGCGAAATGGGGCCAAGGGAGGTAAACGATTTTCTGACCTGGCTTGCAGTGCATCGCAACGTGGCAGCGGCAACGCAGAACCAGGCCCTGAACTCATTGATATTTTTGTATGACAAAGTGCTGGACAAGCCACTTGGGGAGATCGGCAGTGTCGTTCGCTCAAAGAAGCCGCGAAAGCTGCCGGTGGTGCTTACCCATGACGAAGCGATGCGCATCATTGATCAGTTGGGTGAACCCAATAAATTAATCGCTTCGCTTCTCTATGGCTCCGGTTTACGCGTCACGGAAGCGTGCCGTCTGCGTATCAGGGATCTGGATTTCCAGCAGCAGGTGATTACCGTTCGAGATGGCAAAGGCGCCAAGGACCGCACTACACTGATGCCCCCCACTTTAATAAAACCATTACAAGACTGGATAGAAGCGATCACTGATGCCTGGAAGCAGCGCAGCGAAGAATTTATTCATCCGGTCAGCCTTCCCTATGCCCTGGCCCGGAAATATCCCAAAGCCGGGCACTCGCTGGAATGGCAGTGGCTTTTTACGTCCCCTTCACTCAGCACGGATAATCTTGGCAATGTTTCCCGCCATCACCGGCATATCTCTTCTGTTCAGAGAGCCGTACGTAATGCTGTGGAAGCTGCGGGTATTGGTAAACGCGCCGGTTGTCATACCTTCCGCCACACCTTCGCTACTGAGCTGTTAAAACGCGGCAATGACATCCGCACGGTTCAGGATTTACTCGGCCATTCGGATCTGCGCACTACTCAGATTTACACGCACGTGCTCGGCCAGGGCTTTGCAGGTGTCCGCAGCCCGCTGGGCTAA
- a CDS encoding ribonucleotide-diphosphate reductase subunit beta — protein MLNWDDEPTTQTKPANTEGPAPVNVDDKRVINGETDINQLAPFKYPWAWEYFMNANKNHWTPLDVNMAQDVHDYHHRLTAPEKHVYENVLAYLTTSDILAMRNIGLAVMEKMSAPELQIYQARQVYEEAMHTWAYQHCIETLNLDQSEIYNRYRVVPAINGKIQIANRRLDAAMRPDMNLRNQEDLQEFIMSYLFFAAVFEGTWFYNGFSPIFALQRRGLMRGTGEQLQYILRDEAMHFSFGLKVVNQIVEEENIAFDPKAVREMWDESEAAEMAYANYILRDPILGYSAEYHTEQFRFVANRRARTVGLEEPFPGAKNVSPWLDEQATMRKEKNFFETRVIEYQTGAQLEW, from the coding sequence ATGCTTAACTGGGACGACGAACCAACCACCCAAACCAAGCCGGCGAATACAGAAGGCCCGGCCCCCGTGAACGTAGACGACAAGCGCGTTATTAACGGCGAAACCGACATCAACCAGTTGGCGCCGTTCAAGTACCCCTGGGCCTGGGAGTACTTCATGAACGCCAACAAGAACCACTGGACCCCCCTGGATGTGAACATGGCCCAGGACGTTCACGACTATCATCACCGGCTGACGGCGCCGGAAAAGCACGTGTACGAAAACGTACTCGCCTACCTCACCACCTCCGACATCCTGGCCATGCGCAACATCGGCCTGGCGGTGATGGAAAAGATGAGCGCCCCGGAGCTGCAGATCTACCAGGCCCGACAGGTGTATGAGGAAGCCATGCACACCTGGGCCTACCAGCACTGCATCGAGACCCTGAACCTCGACCAGAGCGAAATTTACAACCGCTACCGCGTGGTGCCCGCCATCAACGGCAAGATCCAGATCGCCAACCGCCGACTGGATGCGGCCATGCGCCCGGACATGAACCTGCGCAACCAGGAGGACCTGCAGGAATTCATTATGTCCTACCTGTTCTTCGCGGCGGTGTTCGAAGGCACCTGGTTCTACAACGGCTTCAGCCCCATCTTCGCCCTGCAGCGCCGGGGCCTGATGCGCGGCACCGGCGAACAGCTGCAATACATCCTGCGGGATGAGGCCATGCACTTCTCCTTTGGCCTGAAAGTCGTAAACCAGATCGTGGAGGAGGAGAACATCGCCTTCGATCCGAAAGCCGTGCGTGAGATGTGGGACGAATCCGAAGCCGCCGAAATGGCCTACGCCAACTACATCCTGCGGGATCCGATTCTTGGCTATTCCGCTGAATACCACACGGAACAGTTCCGTTTCGTGGCCAACCGTCGTGCCCGCACCGTGGGCCTGGAGGAGCCGTTCCCGGGCGCGAAGAACGTCTCGCCCTGGCTCGACGAGCAGGCCACGATGCGTAAGGAAAAGAACTTCTTTGAGACCCGGGTGATTGAGTATCAGACTGGGGCTCAACTGGAGTGGTAG